One segment of Alistipes finegoldii DSM 17242 DNA contains the following:
- a CDS encoding BamA/TamA family outer membrane protein, whose translation MRVRNSCILLCAALLAAACSTTRRLGTDEVLYTGVRKIRIEPDSGVVLSAAAESAVKEPLSVAPNNPLYSPYLRTPLPIGLWVYNYLYTPKEKGFKYWLYKRLAKQPVLISKVQPGLRTKVAEQVLENYGYFGSQAEDSLLYRKHGRKAKVYYTLRIAPPWYYSNISYPQAGGGLQPLIDSMRATSLLRVGAQYNMDSLTLERKRISQLLRNRGYYYFRPEYMEYLADTTVERRRVDLRLNLKPNVPEVALKPYRVGDITVRLTNIKPGPADTFRLRDVRVIAQRPMKIRPKILSRTLSLEPGQLFTVDAQNRTQTALNKLGIFRSVNLGVTPLDSLRGADTLDVVIDAQFDYPLEAALETDVTSKSNSFIGPGITFKVSNNNLFRGGEVLAVKLNGSYEWQTGNKNSGGRSSRLNSYELGLNANLNIPRLLLPSFATRRLRYPGSTTFQLGVDLMNRPSFFRLIAFSGSAGYNFQTSPYSRHSLTVFKLTYNKLLHTTEAFDKTMDENPAIAMSFRNQFVPSINYTYTFDKTYGRTGNRRFYWQNSVTSAGNILSGVLSLFGSKQPQHLFGNRFSQFVKEVSEVKFYHRIGRRNNWLATRFLVGVGYAYGNSEVMPYSEQFYIGGANSIRAFTIRSLGPGSYRPPADDRNGYLDQTGDFKLEANVEYRFGIMGRLNGAVFLDAGNIWLLKKDPKRPGAELKWKGLLNEIALGTGFGLRYDISYLVIRADLGIGLHTPYPNPDKTGYYNISSFKDGLGFHLAIGYPF comes from the coding sequence ATGCGCGTCAGAAATAGCTGCATACTCCTCTGCGCCGCACTGCTCGCGGCGGCCTGTTCCACGACCCGGCGTCTGGGAACGGACGAAGTCCTGTACACGGGAGTTAGGAAGATCCGGATCGAACCCGATTCGGGCGTCGTGCTCTCCGCAGCGGCCGAATCGGCCGTGAAGGAGCCGCTCTCCGTGGCCCCGAACAACCCGCTTTACAGCCCCTATCTCCGCACGCCGCTGCCGATCGGCCTTTGGGTCTACAACTACCTCTACACGCCGAAGGAGAAGGGATTCAAATACTGGCTCTACAAGCGGCTGGCCAAACAGCCCGTGCTGATCTCCAAGGTACAGCCCGGACTGCGGACCAAAGTCGCCGAGCAGGTGCTCGAAAACTACGGTTATTTCGGCTCCCAAGCCGAAGACTCCCTGCTCTACCGCAAGCACGGCAGAAAGGCCAAGGTCTATTATACGCTCCGCATCGCGCCGCCGTGGTACTACTCGAACATCTCCTACCCGCAGGCCGGGGGCGGCCTGCAGCCCCTGATCGACAGCATGCGGGCGACCTCCCTGCTGCGGGTCGGGGCGCAGTACAACATGGACTCGCTGACGCTCGAACGCAAGCGCATATCACAGCTGCTGCGCAACAGGGGCTATTATTATTTCCGGCCCGAATACATGGAATACCTCGCCGACACGACCGTCGAACGGCGACGGGTCGACCTGCGGCTGAACCTCAAACCGAACGTCCCGGAGGTGGCCCTCAAACCCTACCGCGTGGGCGACATCACGGTCCGCCTCACCAACATCAAACCCGGTCCGGCCGATACGTTCCGCCTGCGGGACGTGCGGGTCATCGCCCAAAGGCCGATGAAAATACGCCCGAAGATACTCTCTCGGACGCTCTCGCTCGAACCCGGCCAGCTCTTCACCGTGGACGCTCAGAACCGCACGCAGACCGCCCTCAACAAACTGGGCATTTTCCGCTCGGTCAATCTGGGCGTCACGCCGCTCGACTCGCTGCGGGGCGCCGACACGCTGGACGTGGTCATCGACGCCCAGTTCGACTATCCGCTGGAAGCGGCGCTGGAGACCGACGTAACCTCCAAGTCGAACAGCTTCATCGGTCCGGGCATCACCTTCAAGGTCAGCAACAACAACCTCTTCCGGGGCGGCGAGGTGCTCGCCGTGAAGCTGAACGGCTCGTACGAATGGCAGACGGGCAACAAGAACTCCGGGGGCCGTTCGTCGCGGCTCAACTCCTACGAACTGGGGCTGAACGCCAACCTCAACATTCCGCGGCTGCTGCTGCCGTCGTTCGCAACGCGCAGGCTGAGATACCCCGGCAGCACGACGTTCCAGCTGGGCGTGGACCTGATGAACCGCCCCAGCTTCTTCCGGCTGATCGCCTTCAGCGGCTCGGCGGGCTACAATTTCCAGACTTCGCCCTACAGCCGCCATTCGCTGACCGTATTCAAGCTGACCTACAACAAACTGCTGCACACGACCGAAGCTTTCGACAAGACGATGGACGAGAATCCGGCGATCGCCATGAGTTTCCGCAACCAGTTCGTTCCGTCGATCAACTACACCTACACCTTCGACAAAACCTACGGCCGCACCGGCAACCGCCGTTTCTACTGGCAGAACAGCGTCACCTCGGCCGGAAACATCCTTTCGGGCGTCCTGAGCCTGTTCGGCAGCAAACAGCCGCAGCATTTGTTCGGCAACCGCTTCTCGCAGTTCGTCAAGGAGGTGAGCGAAGTGAAGTTCTACCACCGCATCGGACGCCGCAACAACTGGCTGGCCACCCGTTTTCTCGTCGGAGTGGGATACGCCTACGGCAACTCCGAAGTGATGCCCTACAGCGAACAGTTCTATATCGGCGGAGCCAACAGCATCCGGGCCTTCACGATCCGGTCGCTGGGTCCGGGCAGCTACCGCCCGCCCGCAGACGACCGCAACGGCTATCTGGACCAGACCGGCGACTTCAAGCTGGAGGCCAACGTCGAATACCGTTTCGGCATCATGGGACGGCTGAACGGGGCTGTTTTCCTCGACGCGGGCAACATCTGGCTGTTGAAAAAGGACCCCAAGCGTCCCGGCGCCGAACTCAAATGGAAAGGGCTGCTCAACGAAATCGCTCTGGGAACGGGCTTCGGACTGCGTTACGACATCAGCTATCTGGTCATCCGCGCCGATCTCGGAATCGGCCTGCACACGCCCTATCCGAATCCGGACAAAACGGGCTATTACAACATCTCCAGCTTCAAGGACGGACTCGGTTTCCATTTGGCCATCGGCTATCCGTTCTAA
- a CDS encoding translocation/assembly module TamB domain-containing protein, which translates to MLKKILKYTFRTLLVILLVLMLVPALLYIPAVQDFVRGKAVGYASRTLGMDLSVERLRLSFPLRLSVDNTLLTDKGDTLLSCGHLSLDVAVWPLLRKEVAVRSLELAKLAAHYRDSTAGMDLKVAAGQFAVNDCRVGLPAKTVGISRIALTDGDVFLNTAESAPAEKADSAAALPWQIDVGKLTVANLVFGMRTAPAATDLSVRLPDGEVDSCRVLLDSRQASVKSILLNRGGYAYLTAPADAGEKAPDKTAVPDKRTASNKTTARSKAAPSDKTATQGKAAHPDKTAAADNASSPHDAAADDGEAPALPWTVRVGSVALNDNSLEYGTLHHRPAAGFDPAFIVLSPLDLSVDSIYNRGADIALRIRRLAFTERSGLSVRNAAGAFAMDSTGISLSGFELATPLSGVRAEAHAGAGIMRMAPDTPLTADLSASLNTEEIKLLYPQLIPAALDDRIVRIKLSAAGTLGDIKKAGLDISSPGHIDLAVNGTAKNLLAPERLEAAARFEGEFRDMAFLLEMLPDTALRRRVTIPERITLRGAADADRGLYSLASTLNADGGQLTLNGRIDPEKQIYDAEVRCDSLPLNRFLPADSLGALDFTLTAGGAGFDPLLPQTRGSVRMRIGRAEYRSHDFGGIELDADLENQHLSGRLSDRDEALRLLLSVSGTLTEREQRIGVSGNVFDFDLADMGITPEQIGGSFALDADASASDAGGMAARLTLDSIVIRSKNRTDRIRRTNVTFGTDTTATRAGLTSGDLTLSFAAPEPLDSLTAAASRSAGVLAQQIRSQHVDMDSLKTVLPDFGLRVSAGRDNILSSFLRTKRIAFSSLDIAGTNCDSLPVSLRMRVEKLAYGSIVLDTLTASAVQNGSRLEYALRVANAPGNLDNIALAGVYGHVVRNTGAVNFYQKNRAGREGFRFGVDAAWNDSLIRASVTPLAPVFGSEPWTVNPGNYLVYRFDGNLSADLDMTHGDQRFAIHTVPETDSLRGIRLDIAGLNIGGALAMLPSAPPVGGVLGAAVTLNTGADSLAVRGDVSVAGLSYDKQRFGDVGLGVRYAQGREQQADVRLTLDGADVLTARGDYRKERESPLDLTASIPGFPLQRADVFLPADMLRLSGILSGKLHAGGTPQRLQLNGGLQFAQTEVRVPMIGTSFRLSSDTIRIDDSRVLFDDFAVTAPNKSPLTIGGYVDLTDFGRITADIALRASDFQFVNVARKEGTDVYGKAYLDLDATAKGPLDELVVRGSVALLKNTDINYVMQDSPMDVKERPQNIVTFVSFRDMDNQSFAEATPTVRIGGMDILLNVDINDDVQAAVDLSADGSNRIDLQGGGNLTFTMNPLGDVSLSGKYVLSGGTVRYNPPVISQKIFKITPDSYVDWVGNVADPAFNITAVETVRASVSADGQDSRSVNFNISINIRNTLNDLEVSFGLSAPEDLTMQNQLNSLTAEQRANQAMNLLIYNTYTGPGTTAKVSTENPLNSFIQKELNQWAQNNLKGVDLSFGIDSYGEDDPNGQRTDYSYRLSKSLFSNRVRAVIGGKFSTDAAPSQNLKENLIDDISLEYMLTKRDNMYLKVFRHTGYESILEGEITETGVGFVIRKKLLRLGDLFKPMRPKAEKEKQKRNESDARQK; encoded by the coding sequence ATGCTGAAAAAGATACTGAAATATACGTTCCGGACGCTGCTCGTCATCCTCCTCGTCCTGATGCTGGTCCCCGCCCTGCTCTACATCCCGGCCGTTCAGGATTTCGTCCGGGGCAAGGCTGTCGGCTACGCATCCCGGACGCTCGGAATGGACCTGTCGGTGGAGCGTCTGCGGCTCTCCTTCCCGCTGCGGCTGTCCGTGGACAATACGCTGCTGACCGACAAGGGCGACACGCTCCTCTCCTGCGGACACCTTTCGCTGGATGTCGCCGTGTGGCCCCTGCTCCGCAAAGAGGTCGCCGTGCGGAGTCTCGAACTGGCAAAACTCGCGGCGCATTACAGAGATTCCACGGCAGGCATGGACCTGAAGGTCGCCGCCGGACAGTTCGCCGTGAACGACTGCCGGGTCGGCCTGCCGGCCAAAACGGTCGGCATTTCCCGTATCGCGCTGACTGACGGGGATGTATTTCTGAATACGGCGGAGAGCGCTCCCGCCGAAAAGGCGGACAGCGCCGCGGCCCTGCCGTGGCAGATCGACGTCGGGAAACTGACGGTCGCAAACCTCGTCTTCGGGATGCGGACCGCCCCAGCGGCAACCGACCTCTCCGTCCGGCTGCCGGACGGGGAGGTGGATAGCTGCCGGGTTCTGCTGGACAGCCGGCAGGCATCCGTGAAAAGCATCCTGCTGAACAGGGGCGGATACGCCTACCTGACGGCCCCGGCGGACGCCGGAGAAAAGGCTCCGGACAAGACGGCTGTTCCGGACAAGAGAACGGCCTCGAACAAAACGACGGCCCGGAGCAAAGCGGCGCCCTCCGACAAAACAGCGACTCAGGGCAAAGCGGCGCACCCCGATAAAACAGCGGCCGCAGACAACGCATCATCACCCCACGACGCAGCGGCCGACGACGGCGAAGCTCCCGCCCTGCCGTGGACCGTCCGGGTCGGCAGCGTCGCGCTGAACGACAACAGCCTCGAATACGGAACGCTGCACCACCGCCCCGCGGCGGGATTCGATCCGGCGTTCATCGTCCTCTCGCCGCTCGACCTGTCGGTCGATTCGATCTACAACCGGGGCGCCGACATCGCCCTTCGGATCCGCCGGCTGGCGTTTACCGAGCGCAGCGGGTTGTCCGTACGGAATGCCGCCGGAGCGTTCGCAATGGACTCCACCGGCATTTCGCTCTCCGGGTTCGAACTTGCGACGCCGCTTTCCGGCGTCCGGGCCGAGGCGCACGCCGGAGCCGGAATCATGCGAATGGCGCCCGACACCCCGCTGACCGCCGACCTCTCGGCGAGCCTGAATACGGAGGAGATAAAACTGCTCTATCCGCAATTGATTCCCGCCGCGCTGGACGACCGGATCGTCCGGATCAAGCTTTCGGCGGCGGGAACGCTGGGCGACATCAAAAAGGCGGGGCTGGACATCTCGTCGCCCGGACATATCGACCTTGCGGTGAACGGCACCGCGAAAAACCTGCTCGCCCCGGAGCGGCTGGAAGCCGCGGCCCGTTTCGAAGGGGAGTTCCGCGACATGGCTTTTCTGCTGGAGATGCTGCCCGACACGGCCCTGCGGCGGCGCGTGACGATTCCCGAACGGATCACGCTCCGCGGAGCGGCGGACGCGGACCGGGGACTTTACTCGCTCGCCTCGACGCTGAACGCCGACGGCGGCCAGCTGACGCTGAACGGCCGGATCGACCCGGAAAAACAGATATACGATGCGGAAGTCCGATGCGACAGCCTTCCGCTGAACCGGTTCCTTCCGGCCGACTCGCTGGGCGCACTGGATTTCACGCTGACGGCCGGGGGCGCCGGATTCGATCCGTTGCTGCCGCAGACACGGGGAAGCGTCCGGATGCGGATCGGCCGCGCGGAGTACCGGAGCCACGATTTCGGCGGAATAGAGCTGGATGCGGACCTCGAAAACCAGCACCTCTCCGGCCGTCTTTCCGACCGCGACGAAGCGCTCCGTCTGCTGCTGTCCGTTTCGGGAACGCTGACGGAGCGGGAACAGCGGATCGGCGTGTCGGGCAATGTCTTCGACTTCGATCTGGCCGACATGGGAATCACCCCGGAGCAGATCGGCGGATCGTTTGCGCTCGACGCCGACGCTTCCGCTTCGGATGCCGGCGGCATGGCCGCACGTCTCACGCTGGACAGCATCGTAATCCGCAGCAAAAACCGCACGGACCGCATCCGCCGGACAAACGTCACGTTCGGCACCGACACCACAGCCACCCGCGCCGGACTGACCTCCGGCGATCTGACGCTCTCGTTCGCCGCCCCCGAACCGCTCGATTCGCTGACCGCCGCCGCGTCCCGGAGCGCCGGGGTGCTGGCGCAGCAGATCCGCTCGCAACACGTCGATATGGATTCGCTCAAAACGGTCCTGCCCGATTTCGGACTGCGGGTCTCGGCAGGACGCGACAACATCCTCAGCAGTTTCCTGAGAACCAAAAGAATCGCTTTCAGCTCCCTCGACATCGCCGGCACGAACTGCGACTCCCTGCCCGTATCGCTCCGGATGCGCGTGGAAAAACTGGCTTACGGCAGCATCGTTCTCGACACCCTGACGGCGTCCGCGGTGCAGAACGGGAGCCGGCTGGAATATGCCCTCCGCGTGGCGAACGCCCCCGGAAATCTGGACAACATAGCCCTCGCGGGAGTGTACGGCCACGTCGTACGGAACACGGGAGCGGTGAATTTCTACCAAAAGAACCGCGCAGGCCGGGAAGGATTCCGCTTCGGGGTGGACGCAGCGTGGAACGACAGCCTGATCCGTGCGTCCGTAACGCCCCTCGCCCCGGTATTCGGCTCCGAGCCGTGGACAGTGAATCCCGGCAATTACCTCGTCTACCGGTTCGACGGAAACCTGAGCGCCGACCTCGACATGACTCACGGCGACCAGCGGTTTGCGATCCATACCGTTCCGGAAACCGACTCGCTCCGCGGCATCCGGCTCGACATCGCAGGGCTGAACATCGGCGGAGCGCTGGCGATGCTCCCCTCCGCCCCGCCCGTCGGCGGCGTGCTGGGCGCCGCCGTGACCCTGAACACGGGCGCCGACTCGCTGGCTGTCCGGGGCGACGTTTCAGTCGCCGGACTCTCGTACGACAAGCAGCGCTTCGGTGACGTCGGGCTGGGCGTACGCTATGCACAAGGGCGGGAACAGCAGGCCGACGTGCGGCTCACGCTGGACGGCGCCGACGTCCTGACCGCGCGGGGCGACTACCGCAAAGAGCGGGAAAGCCCGCTCGACCTCACGGCGTCGATCCCCGGATTCCCCCTGCAGCGGGCCGACGTCTTTCTGCCCGCCGACATGCTCCGTCTCTCCGGCATCCTCTCCGGGAAGCTCCACGCGGGCGGAACGCCGCAACGGCTGCAGTTGAACGGCGGTCTGCAGTTCGCACAGACGGAGGTCCGCGTGCCGATGATCGGCACTTCGTTCCGTCTCTCTTCCGACACGATCCGCATCGACGACAGCCGGGTCCTGTTCGACGACTTTGCGGTCACCGCCCCCAACAAAAGCCCGCTGACGATCGGAGGCTACGTCGATCTGACCGACTTCGGCCGCATAACGGCCGACATCGCGCTGCGGGCGTCGGATTTCCAGTTCGTGAACGTGGCCCGGAAGGAGGGAACGGACGTCTACGGGAAAGCCTATCTCGATCTGGACGCGACGGCCAAAGGCCCTCTGGACGAACTCGTCGTCCGCGGCAGCGTCGCACTGCTCAAAAACACCGACATCAACTATGTCATGCAGGACTCGCCGATGGACGTGAAGGAGCGTCCGCAGAACATCGTGACCTTCGTTTCGTTCCGCGACATGGACAACCAAAGCTTCGCCGAGGCCACCCCGACGGTGCGGATCGGCGGTATGGACATCCTCCTGAACGTCGACATCAACGACGACGTCCAAGCCGCCGTGGACCTCTCCGCCGACGGCAGCAACCGGATAGACCTGCAAGGCGGCGGCAACCTGACCTTCACGATGAATCCGCTGGGAGACGTCAGCCTGTCGGGCAAATACGTCCTTTCGGGCGGGACGGTGCGCTACAATCCGCCCGTGATCTCCCAGAAGATATTCAAGATCACGCCGGACAGCTATGTAGACTGGGTCGGAAACGTCGCCGACCCGGCCTTCAACATTACGGCGGTCGAAACCGTCCGGGCCAGCGTCTCCGCGGACGGGCAGGATTCGCGCTCGGTGAATTTCAACATCTCCATCAATATCCGCAATACGCTGAACGACCTCGAAGTCAGCTTCGGACTGTCCGCCCCCGAAGACCTCACGATGCAGAACCAGCTCAATTCGCTGACGGCCGAACAGCGGGCCAATCAGGCGATGAACCTGCTCATCTACAACACCTACACCGGTCCGGGAACGACCGCCAAGGTCAGCACCGAGAACCCGCTCAACTCGTTCATACAGAAAGAGCTGAACCAGTGGGCGCAGAACAACCTGAAGGGCGTGGACCTCAGCTTCGGCATCGACTCCTACGGCGAGGACGACCCGAACGGCCAGCGGACCGATTATTCGTACCGGCTGTCCAAAAGTCTCTTCAGCAACCGCGTGCGCGCCGTCATCGGGGGCAAGTTCAGCACCGACGCCGCCCCGTCGCAGAACCTGAAGGAGAACCTGATCGACGACATTTCGCTCGAATACATGCTGACCAAACGCGACAACATGTATCTGAAGGTCTTCCGCCACACCGGCTACGAAAGCATCCTCGAAGGCGAGATCACCGAGACGGGCGTGGGCTTCGTCATCCGGAAGAAACTGCTCCGGCTGGGCGACCTGTTCAAACCGATGCGTCCCAAAGCGGAAAAGGAAAAACAAAAACGAAACGAGTCCGATGCGCGTCAGAAATAG
- the dinB gene encoding DNA polymerase IV encodes MTQRKIIHIDMDAFYASVEQRDRPEYRGRPIAVGHDGPRGVVATASYEARPYGVRSAISSALAKRLCPNLIFVPARFDVYKEVSRQIRAVFRDYTELVEPLSLDEAFLDVTHLRSATLAAREIKARILAETGLTASAGISVNKMLAKIASDYRKPDGLFTIPPGQIEEFVAALPIERFFGIGEVTARKMHGMGIHTGADLRLRDEAELVRHFGKAGHSYYGYARGIDEREVTPNRIRKSLGAETTFAEDTDDREQLRLELSAVREEVWNRLMRHEFKGKTVVLKLKFDNFRQITRSKTLFAPVNSAETLRQVSEELLAAVDFRGRKIRLIGLTVGNSPEACTECVQLRFDFGESARNV; translated from the coding sequence ATGACGCAACGGAAAATCATACACATCGACATGGATGCGTTCTACGCCTCCGTCGAACAGCGGGACCGCCCCGAATACCGGGGCCGGCCGATCGCCGTCGGCCATGACGGCCCGCGGGGCGTCGTCGCCACGGCCAGCTACGAAGCCCGGCCCTACGGGGTGCGTTCGGCGATATCCTCCGCGCTGGCGAAACGGCTCTGTCCGAACCTGATCTTCGTGCCGGCGCGTTTCGACGTCTACAAGGAGGTGTCGCGGCAGATCCGCGCCGTCTTCCGCGACTACACCGAACTCGTCGAGCCTCTTTCGCTCGACGAGGCGTTCCTCGACGTGACGCACCTGCGCTCGGCGACCCTCGCCGCCCGCGAGATCAAAGCCCGCATCCTCGCCGAAACCGGACTGACCGCATCGGCCGGAATATCGGTCAACAAGATGCTGGCCAAGATCGCTTCGGACTACCGGAAACCCGACGGACTGTTCACGATCCCGCCCGGACAGATCGAAGAGTTCGTCGCGGCCCTTCCCATCGAGCGGTTCTTCGGCATCGGGGAGGTGACGGCCCGGAAGATGCACGGCATGGGAATCCATACGGGCGCCGACCTCAGGCTGCGGGACGAAGCGGAGCTGGTCCGCCATTTCGGCAAGGCCGGACACAGCTATTACGGCTATGCCCGCGGCATCGACGAACGCGAGGTCACGCCGAACCGCATCCGCAAATCGCTCGGCGCGGAGACGACCTTCGCCGAAGATACCGACGACCGGGAACAGCTGCGGCTGGAGCTGTCGGCCGTGCGCGAAGAGGTCTGGAACCGCCTGATGCGGCACGAATTCAAGGGAAAGACCGTCGTGCTGAAACTCAAGTTCGACAATTTCCGCCAGATAACCCGGTCGAAGACGCTTTTCGCTCCCGTCAATTCGGCCGAAACGCTCAGGCAGGTGTCCGAGGAGCTGCTGGCGGCGGTCGATTTCCGCGGACGGAAGATCCGCCTGATCGGCCTTACGGTCGGCAATTCGCCCGAAGCCTGCACCGAGTGCGTGCAGCTGCGATTCGATTTCGGGGAATCCGCCCGGAACGTTTAA
- a CDS encoding nitroreductase family protein yields MADDYLGRKMEEYLARTASGPRNRRPLATLGRLLLKNRSHRGYDARFVVRGDQLRRIIGVNAKIPSARNQQVLRFRPVLADEAPKVLPHIRLGGALPELHLPLPGTEPNAFIIICSTVAEDRYVDIDLGISAQSMLLQAVEIGLNGICIGAFDKEPIRREFGLDAEPLLILALGKGIEKIELTEIGSDGDRAYYRKNGTHYVPKVRLEDLLIG; encoded by the coding sequence ATGGCGGACGACTATTTAGGACGGAAAATGGAAGAGTATCTGGCCCGGACGGCATCGGGGCCGCGCAATCGCAGGCCGTTGGCGACGCTGGGCAGGCTACTGCTCAAAAACCGGAGCCATCGCGGTTACGACGCGCGGTTCGTCGTGCGCGGGGATCAGCTCCGGCGCATTATCGGCGTGAATGCCAAAATCCCCTCGGCGCGGAATCAGCAGGTGCTGCGCTTCCGGCCCGTACTGGCGGACGAGGCTCCCAAAGTATTGCCCCATATCCGGCTGGGAGGGGCTTTGCCCGAACTTCATCTGCCCCTGCCGGGGACCGAGCCGAACGCTTTCATCATCATCTGCTCGACGGTCGCCGAGGACCGCTATGTCGATATCGATCTGGGCATTTCAGCCCAGAGCATGCTGTTGCAGGCGGTCGAAATCGGGTTGAACGGCATCTGCATCGGAGCGTTCGACAAGGAGCCGATCAGGCGGGAGTTCGGACTGGATGCGGAGCCGCTGCTGATTCTCGCACTCGGCAAGGGCATCGAGAAGATCGAGCTGACGGAGATCGGCTCCGACGGCGACCGCGCCTATTACCGGAAAAACGGGACGCACTATGTCCCCAAAGTCCGTCTGGAGGATCTGCTGATCGGATGA
- a CDS encoding TspO/MBR family protein gives MKKAWAYILPTLLCFVLGGLVGWWQNDAIREWYPHLVKPALTPPNAAFPIAWSIIYLCMGLSAGLVLTSVSPLRRRVMALWFAQLGFNVLWSILFFVCRSPLLGMIDIALLDILVAAYIAQSGKIRAGAAWLFVPYLCWILFATYLNAGILAANGTEL, from the coding sequence ATGAAAAAGGCTTGGGCTTATATTCTTCCCACACTGCTCTGCTTCGTATTGGGAGGGCTGGTCGGATGGTGGCAGAACGACGCGATCCGCGAATGGTATCCGCATCTGGTAAAACCTGCGCTGACGCCGCCCAATGCGGCATTTCCCATCGCATGGAGCATCATCTACCTCTGCATGGGCCTCTCCGCCGGACTGGTTCTGACCTCCGTCTCGCCCTTGCGCCGGAGGGTTATGGCGCTATGGTTCGCACAGCTGGGATTCAACGTGCTGTGGAGCATCCTCTTCTTCGTATGCCGAAGCCCCCTGCTGGGAATGATCGACATCGCGCTGCTCGACATTCTCGTCGCCGCCTACATTGCGCAGAGCGGGAAAATCCGGGCCGGAGCGGCGTGGCTCTTCGTTCCGTACCTCTGCTGGATACTCTTCGCCACCTATCTCAACGCCGGCATCCTCGCGGCCAACGGCACGGAGCTTTAA
- a CDS encoding alpha-amylase produces the protein MKNGVMMQYFEWNLPNDGKLWTQLKEDARHLHDVGVTSVWIPPAYKADEQQDEGYAVYDLYDLGEFDQKGTVRTKYGTRQELEEAIAALHANGISVYIDTVMNQKTGADYTEKFMACEVDPENREQVIGAPVEVEGWTGYTFPGRGDKYSPFKWHWYHFSGTDQVYETGKRAIYLIQGEGKKWSEGVDGENGNYDFLIFNDVDFDHPEVIEEMKRWGAWIAQTLDADGMRLDALKHIRNTFIGEFMHSVRASRGKEFYAVGEYWSGDFESLEAYLDAVDHQIDLFDAPLHFKLFTASQQGRDFDLRTLLDDTLVRKHPTLAVTFVDNHDSQRGSSLESQVKSWFKPLAYGLILLMKEGYPCIFYGDYYSMKGEASPHRAVLDILLDARRSRAFGEQTDYFDHPNTVGFTRAGDEQHPDSGLALLLSNGEDGEKVMSVGVTHANETWHEITGSYDDEIVIGDDGKALFRVHGGKLAVWVKK, from the coding sequence ATGAAAAACGGAGTAATGATGCAGTATTTCGAATGGAATCTGCCCAATGACGGTAAATTGTGGACGCAGTTGAAAGAGGACGCCCGACACCTGCACGACGTCGGCGTCACCTCGGTCTGGATCCCGCCGGCCTACAAAGCCGACGAACAGCAGGACGAGGGATACGCCGTCTACGACCTCTACGATCTGGGCGAGTTCGACCAGAAAGGCACCGTCCGCACCAAGTACGGCACGCGACAAGAGCTGGAGGAGGCGATCGCGGCGCTGCACGCCAACGGGATTTCGGTCTATATCGACACGGTGATGAACCAGAAAACCGGCGCCGACTACACCGAGAAGTTCATGGCCTGCGAAGTCGATCCCGAAAACCGCGAGCAGGTGATCGGCGCCCCCGTCGAAGTCGAAGGCTGGACCGGATATACCTTTCCGGGGCGCGGCGACAAGTACTCCCCCTTCAAATGGCACTGGTACCACTTCTCCGGAACCGATCAGGTTTACGAGACCGGCAAGCGGGCCATCTACCTCATCCAAGGCGAAGGCAAGAAGTGGAGCGAAGGGGTAGACGGCGAGAACGGGAATTACGACTTCCTGATCTTCAACGACGTGGATTTCGACCATCCCGAAGTGATCGAGGAGATGAAACGCTGGGGCGCATGGATCGCCCAAACGCTCGATGCCGACGGCATGCGTCTCGATGCGCTCAAACACATCCGCAACACCTTTATCGGCGAATTCATGCACAGCGTCCGGGCTTCGCGCGGCAAGGAGTTCTACGCCGTCGGCGAATACTGGAGCGGCGATTTCGAGTCGCTGGAAGCCTACCTCGACGCCGTGGACCACCAGATCGACCTGTTCGATGCGCCGCTTCACTTCAAACTCTTCACCGCTTCGCAGCAGGGGCGCGATTTCGACCTGCGGACGCTGCTCGACGACACCCTCGTGCGGAAACATCCCACGCTCGCCGTGACGTTCGTGGACAACCACGACTCGCAGCGCGGCAGTTCGCTCGAATCGCAGGTCAAGTCGTGGTTCAAGCCGCTGGCGTACGGCCTGATCCTGCTGATGAAGGAGGGGTACCCCTGCATCTTCTACGGCGACTATTACAGCATGAAGGGCGAAGCGTCGCCCCACCGGGCCGTTCTCGACATACTGCTCGACGCACGCCGCTCGCGGGCTTTCGGCGAGCAGACCGACTACTTCGACCATCCCAACACCGTGGGGTTCACCCGCGCAGGCGACGAGCAGCATCCGGATTCGGGACTTGCGCTGCTGCTCTCCAACGGCGAAGACGGCGAAAAGGTGATGTCCGTAGGCGTAACGCATGCCAATGAGACGTGGCACGAGATCACGGGAAGCTACGACGACGAAATAGTCATCGGAGACGACGGCAAGGCCCTCTTCAGGGTACACGGAGGAAAACTGGCCGTCTGGGTCAAAAAATAA